The stretch of DNA CCGGACCCTTCAGGTCCGACGTAGACGTAACCGGTCATCGGTCTCCCTGTGAAGTCCATGGGGCGGACGTGCGGCAAAGACAGCGCGGCCTCGTAGCGCTCCGGGCCCACGCGCACCATGAGATCACTATTTGCGATCCCGCAGAACATCTTGCCGTCAAGTAGGAACGCTAGTCCGCCGAACATCCGCTTCTCGGTCACGCCGTGGCGACCCGCGACGACTCGACGGATCCGCTCCGCCAGGTTCTCATCGTATGGCATGCCAGCCTGCCCCCAAC from Candidatus Poribacteria bacterium encodes:
- a CDS encoding TfoX/Sxy family protein, translating into MPYDENLAERIRRVVAGRHGVTEKRMFGGLAFLLDGKMFCGIANSDLMVRVGPERYEAALSLPHVRPMDFTGRPMTGYVYVGPEGSG